Proteins encoded by one window of Cloeon dipterum chromosome 4, ieCloDipt1.1, whole genome shotgun sequence:
- the LOC135942934 gene encoding ankyrin-3-like: MAHEADVCEKLFAAIRNADSPTAKQLLEQVRGVDLETHWPAGDPPLVLAAKHSRDPCLLTWLLAAKCDKDARSATGETALHCVVGHWDDPAEAVRVLISAGCSANLADQLRRQMPLHVLARRCSQSKKTSFGGASPSKLMPSLITSLEILAKVSDTNCEDHRRRTPLHILVKTNCSTSEPYLSLLTHGSQLDKQNERGETPLIEALENSSLFAAELLLEEAAKTQSDHQWLCRSTQYGETALHVAARKGLTNIVSSILSLNSSASATMLQDLNGDSALHLAAGRGHLEVVEKLLSSKSVEVNCRNKKGLAPLHVAVESGFIHVVKALLTKPDCDILARTTDERRSSPVDLAQQEYRRRSQPEMTLILVQEAERRGTLMHAIG; the protein is encoded by the exons TTCGCGGAGTTGACCTAGAAACACATTGGCCAGCTGGTGACCCACCGCTCGTCCTCGCAGCCAAACACAGCCGTGACCCCTGCCTGTTGACTTGGTTGTTGGCGGCCAAGTGCGACAAAGACGCTCGCTCAGCCACCGGCGAAACCGCGCTGCACTGCGTCGTCGGACACTGGGACGATCCTGCAGAGGCGGTCAGGGTGCTCATCTCGGCAGGGTGCTCCGCAAACCTGGCCGACCAGCTGCGACGGCAGATGCCCCTCCATGTTCTGGCCAGACGTTGCTCACAATCAAAGAAAACATCGTTTGG cgGAGCAAGtccatcaaaattaatgccaTCTCTGATCACttcgctggaaattttggccaAAGTGAGCGACACCAATTGCGAAGACCACAGACGAAGGACGCCCTTGCACATTCTCGTGAAAACCAACTGCAGCACAAGTGAACCGTATTTG TCTCTTTTAACCCATGGATCTCAACTAGACAAGCAGAACGAGCGTGGCGAGACTCCTCTGATAGAGGCGTTGGAGAACAGCTCTTTGTTTGCAGCCGAACTGCTCCTGGAGGAGGCTGCCAAGACGCAGAGCGACCACCAGTGGCTTTGTCGCTCCACTCAGTACGGGGAAACGGCCCTCCACGTGGCCGCGCGGAAAGGGCTGACCAACATAGTCTCGTCAATCCTTTCCCTCAACAGTTCGGCAAGCGCAACCATGCTGCAGGACTTGAATGGAGACTCGGCCTTGCACTTGGCCGCCGGAAG AGGTCACCTGGAGGTAGTGGAGAAACTGCTAAGCTCCAAGTCTGTGGAGGTGAACTGCAGGAACAAAAAGGGCCTGGCGCCCCTTCACGTGGCCGTCGAGAGCGGTTTCATCCACGTGGTGAAGGCGCTTCTGACCAAGCCCGACTGCGACATCCTTGCGCGCACCACCGACGAGAGAAGGTCGTCGCCCGTGGACCTGGCGCAGCAGGAGTACCGCAGAAGGTCGCAACCGGAGATGACGCTGATTTTGGTGCAGGAGGCTGAGAGGAGAGGAACTCTGATGCATGCCATTGGTTAA
- the LOC135942935 gene encoding ELAV-like protein 3, whose amino-acid sequence MSLHACPIGYWNSTAAPTLPSQNNVYPFFSSPSNVSSAMATGYPLQHQIPSFMLSPYNSRALYNPYANTLFSSPLKFHYEDSTSNSSSASREFINSVGSSMDSMSEQGDLPNCNLIVNYIPPEISEADFTRMFQTFGSLMNVKIVRDSITRQSMGYGFVKYTKPHFAKKAIEAMNGLKIGSKEIKVSYARPSCKDIKDANLYVSNIPSCVRTTTQLEDIFSPYGKIITSRLLLDSNLKPRGVGFVRFNVKQEASAAVNALNGVILEPSGGPLMVKFAKGNTRIHFDDVEPIMPTNQVKNVVYVTNLDNSVKESNLMELFGQFGEVYDISIIKNSWTGRKNYAFVTLPSFASAQAAINQLNGKVLGTRRIHVAFRHHPPTA is encoded by the exons ATGTCTCTCCACGCTTGTCCCATTGGCTACTGGAACTCCACCGCAGCCCCAACTCTTCCAAGTCAAAACAATGTCTACCCCTTCTTCAGCAGTCCTTCAAACGTGAGCAGTGCCATGGCCACTGGGTACCCACTACAGCATCAGATACCTTCTTTTATGCTTTCTCCTTACAATTCACGAG CACTGTACAATCCATATGCCAACACTTTATTCAGCTCACCCTTAAAGTTCCACTATGAAGATAGCACCAGCAATTCTAGTTCAGCCTCAA GAGAATTTATCAACTCTGTTGGCTCTTCTATGGACAGCATGTCGGAGCAGGGTGACCTTCCCAATTGCAACCTAATTGTGAACTACATTCCTCCTGAGATCAGTGAGGCAGATTTTACAAGGATGTTCCAGACCTTTGGCAGCCTGATGAATGTGAAAATTGTTCGAGATTCTATTACTAGACAGAGCATGGGCTATGGCTTCGTCAAGTACACCAAGCCTCATTTTGCCAAAAAGGCAATAGAAGCTATGAATGGACtcaaaattggatcaaaagAAATCAAG GTGTCATATGCACGACCGAGTTGCAAGGACATCAAAGATGCCAACCTGTACGTGAGCAACATTCCCAGCTGCGTGAGAACTACCACCCAACTGGAGGACATCTTCAGCCCCTACGGCAAAATCATCACATCTCGCCTCTTGCTGGACTCTAACCTGAAGCCTCGCGGTGTCGGCTTTGTCCGATTCAACGTGAAGCAAGAGGCCTCTGCAGCTGTGAACGCGCTGAACGGGGTCATTCTCGAACCCTCTGGAGGGCCTCTGATGGTCAAATTCGCCAAGGGGAACACCAGGATTCATTTTGACGACGTGGAGCCCATCATGCCCACCAACCAGGTCAAGAACGTGGTCTACGTCACTAACCTGGACAACTCTGTCAAGGAGAGCAACCTGATGGAACTGTTCGGCCAGTTTGGAGAAGTCTACGACATCTCCATAATCAAGAACTCTTGGACCGGCAGGAAGAACTATGCCTTTGTGACCCTGCCCTCGTTTGCATCGGCGCAGGCCGCAATCAACCAGCTGAATGGAAAAGTCTTGGGCACCAGGAGGATCCACGTGGCCTTCCGTCACCACCCACCAACTGCTTAA
- the pasi2 gene encoding uncharacterized protein pasi2 — protein MEYRSYGGKAPSVRSMAPSMYSHHSRMTTRSSANLRSTHSMRSVVIPWYQKPIVQDAFFIDIQRASMLTACYTLFLGFFTLFMAAFDIYCLAEAAPGSTHYGYYIISFEFVYVGNMHVRNCLVVFSLFSLIGSVALIVTSIMLIVALRKEYEGRMVPWLYCMFAFTAWRFFAFVFASIVNDLYFGYNLFMCLAWIVFTVVSCYGWILVYSLYLELTDLTKLEDLAHLRMGTMHSLNASIAHSIGGSRPTTPHSAISATPIH, from the exons ATGGAATACCGCAGTTATGGTGGAAAAGCGCCCAGTGTTCGGAGCATGGCGCCTTCGATGTACTCGCACCACTCCAGAATGACCACCAGGTCCTCGGCCAATTTAAGGTCGACCCACTCCATGCGCTCCGTCGTAATACCCTGGTACCAAAAACCGATCGTGCAAGACGCTTTCTTCATCGACATCCAACGTGCCAGCATGCTCACTGCTTGTTACACCCTG TTCCTGGGCTTCTTCACTTTGTTCATGGCAGCTTTCGACATTTACTGCTTGGCTGAAGCAGCACCAGGGTCCACGCATTATGGCTACTATATCATCTCGTTTGAGTTTGTGTATGTGGGAAACATGCATG tcCGAAATTGCCTTGTCGTCTTCTCGCTGTTTTCGCTAATTGGAAGTGTTGCTCTCATAGTCACCAGCATCATGCTGATTGTGGCTCTGAGGAAG gAGTATGAGGGGCGCATGGTTCCCTGGCTGTACTGCATGTTCGCCTTCACTGCGTGGCgcttttttgcctttgttttCGCATCGATTGTCAACGACCTCTACTTTGGATACAACTTGTTCATGTGCCTCGCATGGATTGTCTTCACCGTTGTCAGCTGCTACGGTTGGATCTTGGTCTACTCACTCTATCTTGAGCTGACAGATCTAACCAAACTTGAAGATTTGGCACATCTTAGG ATGGGCACCATGCACTCTCTGAATGCTTCTATTGCTCATTCCATCGGAGGTTCGAGGCCAACCACACCGCACAGCGCCATATCAGCTACGCCAATTCATTAG